From Camarhynchus parvulus chromosome 10, STF_HiC, whole genome shotgun sequence, one genomic window encodes:
- the AEN gene encoding apoptosis-enhancing nuclease isoform X2, with protein MPPGKGQMTPLLPAPKVSVPTLQGTHGGCAQAPKGPGSPQARSKKRSRKHQRFMARRAMLEQKGLLSPHRQPGSQTPEVGLEAHTELTESCDKVPKAKQTVSSSLSPSASPDSIARHHSVLLSQGNGSSGRVRTSSLVLRPGKYVAIDCEMVGTGPQGKLSELARCSVVNYEGDVIYDKYIRPELPIVDYRTRWSGITKQHMKNAIPFKAAQAEILKILKDKIVVGHAIHNDFQALKYFHPKDRTRDTSQSPALKKRAGLPIRANVSLKNLARHLLHKKIQEGCKGHSSVEDAQTAMELYRLVEVQWEKQLAHSLPPRPPSPVTDPAADSSQYLDDQYWPTDLMASSL; from the exons ATGCCACCAGGCAAAGGACAGATGACCCCGCTGCTGCCCGCCCCGAAGGTCTCCGTGCCCACCCTGCAGGGCACCCATGGGGGCTGCGCTCAGGCCCCAAAGGGTCCTGGCTCGCCGCAGGCTCGCAGCAAGAAGAGGAGCCGAAAGCACCAGCGGTTCATGGCGCGCCGGgccatgctggagcagaaggggctgctgagcccccaCAGGCAGCCGGGCAGTCAGACCCCCGAGGTGGGGCTGGAGGCACACACTGAACTCACCGAGAGCTGTGACAAGGTCCCCAAGGCCAAGCAGACCGTGTCCTCATCCCTGTCTCCATCTGCCTCTCCAGACAGCATAGCCAGGCACCACTCcgtgctgctgtcccaggggaaCGGCAGCTCCGGGAGGGTGAGGACATCCTCCCTGGTGCTGCGCCCGGGCAAGTACGTGGCCATCGACTGTGAGATGGTGGGCACGGGCCCTCAGGGCAAGCTGAGCGAGCTGGCACGCTGCTCCGTGGTGAACTACGAGGGGGATGTCATCTATGACAAGTACATCCGGCCCGAGCTCCCCATCGTGGACTACCGGACACGCTGGAGCGGCATCACCAAGCAGCACATGAAGAATGCAATTCCCTTCAAGGCTGCCCAGGCTGAG ATCCTGAAGATCTTGAAAGACAAGATTGTGGTAGGACACGCCATCCACAATGACTTCCAAGCCCTGAAGTACTTCCACCCGAAAGACAGGACTCGAGACACCAGCCAGAGCCCTGCGCTGAAGaagagggcagggctgcccatcAGGGCCAATGTCTCCCTCAAGAACTTGGCCAGGCACCTGCTCCATAAAAAGATCCAG GAGGGCTGCAAAGGACACTCGTCGGTGGAGGACGCCCAGACAGCCATGGAGCTGTACAGACTGGTGGAGGTGCAGTGGGAGAAGCAGCTGGCCCACAGCctgcccccccggccccccagCCCCGTCACAGACCCCGCTGCAGACAGCAGCCAGTACCTGGATGACCAGTACTGGCCCACAGACCTGATGGCAAGCAGCCTGTGA
- the AEN gene encoding apoptosis-enhancing nuclease isoform X1, with protein sequence MSAGRLPGRTRVSGAGSGMPPGKGQMTPLLPAPKVSVPTLQGTHGGCAQAPKGPGSPQARSKKRSRKHQRFMARRAMLEQKGLLSPHRQPGSQTPEVGLEAHTELTESCDKVPKAKQTVSSSLSPSASPDSIARHHSVLLSQGNGSSGRVRTSSLVLRPGKYVAIDCEMVGTGPQGKLSELARCSVVNYEGDVIYDKYIRPELPIVDYRTRWSGITKQHMKNAIPFKAAQAEILKILKDKIVVGHAIHNDFQALKYFHPKDRTRDTSQSPALKKRAGLPIRANVSLKNLARHLLHKKIQEGCKGHSSVEDAQTAMELYRLVEVQWEKQLAHSLPPRPPSPVTDPAADSSQYLDDQYWPTDLMASSL encoded by the exons ATGTCCGCGGGGCGGCTTCCGGGCCGGACACGTGTGAGCGGCGCCGGGAGCG GAATGCCACCAGGCAAAGGACAGATGACCCCGCTGCTGCCCGCCCCGAAGGTCTCCGTGCCCACCCTGCAGGGCACCCATGGGGGCTGCGCTCAGGCCCCAAAGGGTCCTGGCTCGCCGCAGGCTCGCAGCAAGAAGAGGAGCCGAAAGCACCAGCGGTTCATGGCGCGCCGGgccatgctggagcagaaggggctgctgagcccccaCAGGCAGCCGGGCAGTCAGACCCCCGAGGTGGGGCTGGAGGCACACACTGAACTCACCGAGAGCTGTGACAAGGTCCCCAAGGCCAAGCAGACCGTGTCCTCATCCCTGTCTCCATCTGCCTCTCCAGACAGCATAGCCAGGCACCACTCcgtgctgctgtcccaggggaaCGGCAGCTCCGGGAGGGTGAGGACATCCTCCCTGGTGCTGCGCCCGGGCAAGTACGTGGCCATCGACTGTGAGATGGTGGGCACGGGCCCTCAGGGCAAGCTGAGCGAGCTGGCACGCTGCTCCGTGGTGAACTACGAGGGGGATGTCATCTATGACAAGTACATCCGGCCCGAGCTCCCCATCGTGGACTACCGGACACGCTGGAGCGGCATCACCAAGCAGCACATGAAGAATGCAATTCCCTTCAAGGCTGCCCAGGCTGAG ATCCTGAAGATCTTGAAAGACAAGATTGTGGTAGGACACGCCATCCACAATGACTTCCAAGCCCTGAAGTACTTCCACCCGAAAGACAGGACTCGAGACACCAGCCAGAGCCCTGCGCTGAAGaagagggcagggctgcccatcAGGGCCAATGTCTCCCTCAAGAACTTGGCCAGGCACCTGCTCCATAAAAAGATCCAG GAGGGCTGCAAAGGACACTCGTCGGTGGAGGACGCCCAGACAGCCATGGAGCTGTACAGACTGGTGGAGGTGCAGTGGGAGAAGCAGCTGGCCCACAGCctgcccccccggccccccagCCCCGTCACAGACCCCGCTGCAGACAGCAGCCAGTACCTGGATGACCAGTACTGGCCCACAGACCTGATGGCAAGCAGCCTGTGA